Genomic window (Pseudomonas sp. L5B5):
TGCCCTTTACCGCGCTGATCTTCGTAGGCACCTCCCCCTTGGGGTAACGTCGGACCGTAGCCAACTCCAGGCAGCGATAACCCAGCTTGGGTGCTCGATACGAAAGATAGGCCAGCAGTTCGTAGGTCGCGAAGGCATCACGGAACGGGGCCATGACCGGGTCAACCAGCATTTTGCGACTGTAGGCACGAAATCCCTGGGTTGTATCGGTCCACTTGAAACCGGAAAAGAGACTGAGCATCGGCGCATGGATGAAACGAATCGCGAAGTCTCGTGACTTGGGCGTATTTTCCGCCACGCCTCCTTCCAGAAAACGCGAAGCCTGGACGAAGTCGACCCCCTCCTTCAGTGCATCGATGAAACGCGGGATCGCCTCGGGGTCATCCTTGTCATTACCGTCGATGGTGACGATTCCTTCATACCCCTGATCGAGGGCAAAGGCATAAGCACAACGCAACTGGGCGCTGAGCTTTCCAGGTGCGGTCTTGAGCAGCAATCCCCGAACCCCGACCCGTTGCAATTCAGGCAACGCCAAGGAGCCATCCGTGGTGCCGCCATCGACAATGATGATGTCGGCAATTTGGTCGATCTTGAGTGCGGCCATCCTGGCCAACAGGCTCTTGATCCTTTCACCCTCGTTGATGACGGGAATCACAACGCACCAGGGGTGCTGACGACCAAGCCAGAGACGTGTATCGAACGAAGGTACTTGCCACATCTCGCGGCCAACCGGGGAAATATCAAGAGAAGTCATCATGCTTACCATCAAGCCACTCGAGCTGTAATCAGCCCGACACCGGCAATTACCAATACGATTCCCGCCCCTGTAGTCCAGTGGAAGGATTCGCGAAAGAAAAACACTGAGAACAACGCGACGGTTGCTATCGCGCCCGATGTCAGCACAGGGTGTGCCACGTTCAACGGCAGGCGCGCCAAGGCAGCGGCGTATAACAGAAAGGCCGCGCCATACAACCCAAGCCCCAACCAGAATGGCCAATTGCTCAACGCCGCCATGGGATCGCTGAGAGAGGGAAACTTGCGCGGAGGCATCATTGCCATCTTCACCAGCACACTGGCAGAAGCATTGGAGAGAATGCCAAGAATGAGGATCAGCCATTTCATGCTCATTCACTCACCTCAAGAGCCGTCCTGCGGTAGTTGCGGGTCGCCACCTCAAGCGCGCGCTCGATCGAGACCAGATGCGGCTCGTTCCTGGTCGCCACCATTTCAATGCAAACCACATGAGTCGGCAGGTACTGCAACAGCGCGGCTGCCATTCTTTCATGCTCGGTAGTGCCGTCCCCCAAAGGCAACAGGTCCGGCTCACTGGCATGCACATGACCGATCAACGCGCCGTGGTCCTGCAGGATTCGCCGAGGGTCTTCCCGATTGATGGCAAGTGCCCCCGTATCCAGCTGCATCCGGATGGCCGGATGCGCAACGTGCTCGACCACCTGGGCGGTCTGTGGGCTAGTGGTCATGAAGTTGGCGCCATAGCACTCAGGGTTGGGTTCAAGACAGATCGTCACACCAGCTGCCTGGGCGATATCCCCCAGTTTCTGGAAAAACGGAATCGCGATATCCAGGGCTTCCTGGTCATTCAGCCCGGTACGATCACGGTTCCTCGGTGAACCAAATACTATCCGGGTAGCTCCCAGGCCAGCGCCGATACGGCAGACAGCCCGAAGATGCTCAAGCATGGCCGACTGGCTCTCAACCGGACCGAAGACATTCAGTCCCGTGGTGCCAAACAGCAATGCCTGCATACCGGTGATTTCAATGCCGCGCTCGGCCCACCAGGCCTTGACCCGGGAAATATCCTCATGCGTGGCCCGGGCCGGTTCCGGAAAATACTTGCCCGGTGCAATATCGACCGCATCCACAGCAAAGCGCCGCATCAGTGCAGCAACGGACTCGTCCTCCTCGATATCCCAGGCAATGTTGGAAATTGCCAATCTCACGAGTTCGCTCCTTCACTGGTCTTGACCATTAGAGGTTCGGATTGCGCATAGGCTCTGACCGCCAGAATGGTCTCGCGCGCGCTGTATTGGTACCGACCCGAGACACCAAACACCTCGGCGTGTTTTGTCTGGAAATCATAGCTAGCAACAGGGTTGGCCAACTCATTGATGAAAGGCTTGCCGAACCCATACTGGGAGATAGCTTCGACACTGACCGGCTGGGCAGTAAAGTGAACCAGCCTCAAGCCGGCATCGAGTGCTATTTGAGTGTCATGCCAGAGGTTGACCATCGGATAGAACTGGAACACTCCTCGGCTCTCGACCGCTTGAAGATTATTGTCATTGAGAAAGTCAAAGATGACGTTCTTCCGCAATCCGGGGCCTACCAATCCTGGCAAGCGAATGATCAGGTAGTTAGGGAAATGACTTTCGACAAAGCTCTCAAGCAAACGACGATGCAAGCCATAGGGATGCAGGCCCGATTCGTCAACGGGAGTGTCTTCGTCAACGCCCTGGGGATTCTTGAAAACATCCACGGTGCTGATCAGGATGAATGTCTTGCATTGAATAGTCTTGAGGTGAGCAATCAGGGCCTGGATCTTTTCGAGATCCGCTTGCGGCTCACGATTGGCAATCCATTTTTGCGCCGGAGCACCGGCACAGACCACCGTGTCAAAAACCTGATGATCAATCTCACCGATGTTGGTGGAGCGATAAAGCGCTGTGAAACTTTGCTGCTTGAGCAGGGTGCTCCCCACATAACCAGAGAAACCAATAAGTGAATTAGCCATCTACCGCTCCAGATCAGCACTTGCCTTGATTGTCGCTACCGAAGAACTTTTCAGCTTCGAGCGTTTCAAGAACATCGTAAATATTGTCAATTTTTCCGCCGAGAACCGAGTAGCAGCCAGGCAACTCCAGGTGTCTCTCGAATAGTATTGGACGTCCGTCGTCACTTTCGTTCTTTAGCAGGACGGTTTTAACCTCAAACAGCGAGTCAATGTACTTGGCCTTCAATACCTCGGGAATATAACGCCCGACATCACGAAGCATCCGGTCTACCCGGGTATCTCGTTCGTAACGATCCAGCCTTTGGTATGGATTGATTTCCTGTTGATCATTCCAGTGCAGGTGCGGCGTATAACGCACATGGGACAAGGTGTGCAGCCCACGTGCTGGGAAAGGCATCATCGAGAAGAACGGGCCATCCATTACGGTGATTCCCAGGTCACTGAGCGAGGCAGGCAACTGCATCAGTGCCATTTCCGTGATCTCTTGCTTCAGGCCGGCACTCACTCCCGGGAAGTCGCCCGCCATCTGGTTGAGGCCGCTATAGGTACAATTGAACACATAGCGGCACGCGATGACGTCCTGGTGACCTTGGCTGGTTTGCATCACGACCTGCAACGGCGCCTGTGCGCCCTTGAGAATCGAGGTGACGCGGGTCTGGTAGCGGATCTGCACGCAACTGTCCTGCAATTCGCGTGCAGCCCAGCTCGACAGTTGCGCCGTGTCGAATGCGTACTCCTCGACCCGATACACATCCTCGATCAAGCGAGGCTCAAACAAGGCTTTCAGCCCCGGGTCTGCGGGCTGGATACTCGCACCTATATCACGGCAAAAGCGCTCGAACTGCCTCGCGGTAACCTTCGAGTTTCGCCGGGCAATAGCATAGAGCTTGGTAAAGTCCTGCTTTATCGCCAGAGGCCAATCACGCACAAACTTCGGCAGGTTTACCCGGCTCCGATAAGCCGTCGTAAAGCTGCGAGGATAGTGATATCCGTTATGCACACGGGCCTGGTTGTTATAAGAGGCACGCGTCATCAGCGCCGATTCTTGTTCAACCAGCACGACTCGCTTAAGTCCACGCTGCCCAGCCAGATATACAGCGATGGCCGCACCATAGAAGCCACCACCAATGACCACCGCATCTTGGCAGAGTGGGTCTGGATCGTAGTCAGGCATCAGGATATACGTTCGGAATTCGGAGTTTTGGTATCCCCGAGATCTGACACGACCTCTTCGATGTTCAACTTTTCAAGGCGTGTCATTCGAGCGCTGGTGAACTCTTGCCCCACATGATAGAGCGGCCCTTCATTCGTCAGGCTGGCCATGTTCAAGATGTATTCGCCCAAAACCAGCAGAACTAATGAAATCAGGAAGAACATGCCTGACTGCTGCAGGGAAAAGCTGATCCAGCCCGGCGCAACATTGGTCTTTAAAATGCCAACGGCAATGACGTAAACGCAATAGACCAGGTTGGAAACCGCACCAAACAAGGAGAGCGCCGTCACTAACCGCATCGGAGCACGCGTGGTCGAGACCAGCAAGCGCATGCCACGGTCGATACTTTCCCACAACCGTTTGGGCTGTGATGCCTGGGGTGTAGAGCTGTAGTTCAGGTATGCACGAGCGAACCCACCTGTAGCGGGCAAGTGCCGATAGGTCACTGCGGGCTGAGGGTGCTGCAAGATGAAGTTGATCACCCGCTTGCTGAGGATCCGGTACTGCGGCGCTTCCTTGGCCAGGTGAACACCATTGAAACGATTGTAGAGGCTGTGGAACACCACGTTGGCCCAGCGATAAGCCAGGCTTTGCGTGGCTTTTTGCGCATTGTTGGCGAACACCACATCGGCACCGCTGACAGCCTGGTCGAGCATCTGGGGAATAAAGCCGATGTCATCGACCAACGGATCGACAACCACGACAAAGTCACCCAGCGCATTTTCCAATCCAACCCACGAAGCCGTATCCGCATCCACTTCCTTGGTCAGAGCATAAACTTGCAAGTTGGCCAGTCCGCTCTCGCTGGTCAGCCGCTTCAGCACTCGAACGCTGTCATCTTCCGACGCGTTATCTACTACGATCAATTCATAATCAGCGACAATGCCAGCGATAACCGCGGCAGCTTCAGACAGGATTTTTTCGATACCAGCTGACTGGTTGCGTACCACAAACACGGCAGACAGGAAACAGGGGAAGAAGGCCATCACATTCTCTTTTAAACGAACTACGTAAGCATTTTGCCATTAAAACAAAAAATAACGCGAAAGGCCCACACTGATACCAGCCCACCGCGCTCAACGCCGACACTGCGGGCATCACGATTGACGACACACGGGCCTCCTTGCGCTCGCGAGAAACACGTCCAGCCTCGCGGATAATCGACTCGACACCTGCGGCGAGGCATCAAGCTCACGAATGGCCTCCCGACTCCTATCCGGCCCGGCAAGAACATCTGGCAGGGAAAACTATTCGGCAAAACTCTGCGAACTGCTTTCAGGACCGTACTGTTGCTCAGAACTAGCCTGAAAGACGAGAGCACCTACACCTGCAACTAGCACAAACTGCACCACACACACCCATCTACACCGGACAATAAGAACTCATCAGACCTGGTAGTTCAAGACAACAACACAAACAGAGCAAAGCACAACAACTGACTGTCCCTAAAAATCCATCCAGACCATACGTTTAGCAATCTTAAACCACTCACAGTCTTTCACCATCACACCGACAAACCTGAACGTCTCCAAGAGGCTAATCCCAAGCCACCAACAATCTTCACCGTATCGGACGAGCACCACCCGGCGGTATTTTCATTTTTTGTCGAGAAGGGTGACCGCTACAATGTTGCACCGCAGCCTAGTGATAGGCGCCCTATGTTCCCGAGCAATATCCCCCTCAAAGGACACTGCATGCCCGTTTTACCCTGGATATACCTGACACTCCTTTCCATTGGCTACGCACTGGCCCTGAGCTACGGGCAGCTGGGGTTGCTAGCCACGCTCCCAATCTTGTTGCTGGTCTGTGCCGGCTTCGCCGTGCGCCAGCAACGCAGCCCCATCGGCCAATACCTGGGGCACGGCCTGTTCGTGATTATCGCCCTGGCTCTGGCCATGCACTGGCTGCCCGGCTTCTACAATGGCCGCGCCATCGACCCCCAGCGCCTCACCGATGACGCGGTGCCGTTTTCCCTGTACCTGAACCAGGACAAACCACTGATCGGCTTCTGGCTATTGCTGGTCTGCCCATGGATCGTCTACCGCCGCCCGCTGCGCCTGTCGATCTATGCCTGCGCCCTGGCCCTTGCCTTGTGCGCGATCACCGCACTGGGTGGCGCGCTGCTGCTGGGCATCATCACCTGGGCCCCCAAGTGGCCGGACCAGGCCTGGCTATGGGTACTGAACAACCTGCTGCTGGTGACCCTCGTAGAAGAGGCACTGTTTCGTGGCTACATCCAGGGCGGCCTGAGCCGACGGCTGAAACACCTGCCTTACGGTGACAACCTAGCCCTGCTTACATCGGCCCTGCTGTTCGGCCTGGTGCACCTGGGAGCCGGGTGGCAATGGACGCTGCTGGCGACTATTGCTGGCGTCGGGTATGGACTAGCGTATCGGTTTGGGGGGTTGAGGGCCGCGGTGGCTGCGCAT
Coding sequences:
- a CDS encoding glycosyltransferase family 2 protein; the protein is MVSMMTSLDISPVGREMWQVPSFDTRLWLGRQHPWCVVIPVINEGERIKSLLARMAALKIDQIADIIIVDGGTTDGSLALPELQRVGVRGLLLKTAPGKLSAQLRCAYAFALDQGYEGIVTIDGNDKDDPEAIPRFIDALKEGVDFVQASRFLEGGVAENTPKSRDFAIRFIHAPMLSLFSGFKWTDTTQGFRAYSRKMLVDPVMAPFRDAFATYELLAYLSYRAPKLGYRCLELATVRRYPKGEVPTKISAVKGNLLVLGVLFKACFGSYNKG
- a CDS encoding EamA family transporter, coding for MKWLILILGILSNASASVLVKMAMMPPRKFPSLSDPMAALSNWPFWLGLGLYGAAFLLYAAALARLPLNVAHPVLTSGAIATVALFSVFFFRESFHWTTGAGIVLVIAGVGLITARVA
- a CDS encoding sugar phosphate isomerase/epimerase family protein: MRLAISNIAWDIEEDESVAALMRRFAVDAVDIAPGKYFPEPARATHEDISRVKAWWAERGIEITGMQALLFGTTGLNVFGPVESQSAMLEHLRAVCRIGAGLGATRIVFGSPRNRDRTGLNDQEALDIAIPFFQKLGDIAQAAGVTICLEPNPECYGANFMTTSPQTAQVVEHVAHPAIRMQLDTGALAINREDPRRILQDHGALIGHVHASEPDLLPLGDGTTEHERMAAALLQYLPTHVVCIEMVATRNEPHLVSIERALEVATRNYRRTALEVSE
- a CDS encoding pyridine nucleotide transhydrogenase, which produces MANSLIGFSGYVGSTLLKQQSFTALYRSTNIGEIDHQVFDTVVCAGAPAQKWIANREPQADLEKIQALIAHLKTIQCKTFILISTVDVFKNPQGVDEDTPVDESGLHPYGLHRRLLESFVESHFPNYLIIRLPGLVGPGLRKNVIFDFLNDNNLQAVESRGVFQFYPMVNLWHDTQIALDAGLRLVHFTAQPVSVEAISQYGFGKPFINELANPVASYDFQTKHAEVFGVSGRYQYSARETILAVRAYAQSEPLMVKTSEGANS
- a CDS encoding NAD(P)/FAD-dependent oxidoreductase; translated protein: MPDYDPDPLCQDAVVIGGGFYGAAIAVYLAGQRGLKRVVLVEQESALMTRASYNNQARVHNGYHYPRSFTTAYRSRVNLPKFVRDWPLAIKQDFTKLYAIARRNSKVTARQFERFCRDIGASIQPADPGLKALFEPRLIEDVYRVEEYAFDTAQLSSWAARELQDSCVQIRYQTRVTSILKGAQAPLQVVMQTSQGHQDVIACRYVFNCTYSGLNQMAGDFPGVSAGLKQEITEMALMQLPASLSDLGITVMDGPFFSMMPFPARGLHTLSHVRYTPHLHWNDQQEINPYQRLDRYERDTRVDRMLRDVGRYIPEVLKAKYIDSLFEVKTVLLKNESDDGRPILFERHLELPGCYSVLGGKIDNIYDVLETLEAEKFFGSDNQGKC
- a CDS encoding glycosyltransferase, with product MAFFPCFLSAVFVVRNQSAGIEKILSEAAAVIAGIVADYELIVVDNASEDDSVRVLKRLTSESGLANLQVYALTKEVDADTASWVGLENALGDFVVVVDPLVDDIGFIPQMLDQAVSGADVVFANNAQKATQSLAYRWANVVFHSLYNRFNGVHLAKEAPQYRILSKRVINFILQHPQPAVTYRHLPATGGFARAYLNYSSTPQASQPKRLWESIDRGMRLLVSTTRAPMRLVTALSLFGAVSNLVYCVYVIAVGILKTNVAPGWISFSLQQSGMFFLISLVLLVLGEYILNMASLTNEGPLYHVGQEFTSARMTRLEKLNIEEVVSDLGDTKTPNSERIS
- a CDS encoding CPBP family intramembrane glutamic endopeptidase; its protein translation is MPVLPWIYLTLLSIGYALALSYGQLGLLATLPILLLVCAGFAVRQQRSPIGQYLGHGLFVIIALALAMHWLPGFYNGRAIDPQRLTDDAVPFSLYLNQDKPLIGFWLLLVCPWIVYRRPLRLSIYACALALALCAITALGGALLLGIITWAPKWPDQAWLWVLNNLLLVTLVEEALFRGYIQGGLSRRLKHLPYGDNLALLTSALLFGLVHLGAGWQWTLLATIAGVGYGLAYRFGGLRAAVAAHFGLNLLHLGLFTYPILR